ATTTAAAAGAATTCGAACTGCATCGTAAGTTGTTGCAGAGTTAGGACCTATTTTATATTTTTTAATAGGCTCTTGCTTAAGAAGCTTTCCAAACGCAAAAGAAATTACGAAGAAAAAGATTGTCGCAATCAAATAAGCTCCGGCAACCAAAAGCAAAATAAAAAAAATAGGAAGATGATTCTCATGCAAGATGAGAAAAGAAATTCCGATGACGGAGTAAGCCAGATAAAGCTTTCGCAAAAAGGAAAGTTCTTGCAGTTTCATGAGGAAAGATTGGAGTTTCTTCCAACCTGGAATTTTTAGGAGCCATTTCATGAGTCAGATTACCGATTTTTTTTTAGATTTGAAAACGAGTTTTAACAACCTATCTCAGTCGATCCAATCATTTCTCGACACCATCGAAACGATCACTTCTTTTTTAAAGGTTCTTTTTTCTATCGTTCCCTTAGATTTACTCTTGGTTTTGATCTTTTCTTTGATTCTAGTATCTTTATTCAACACAATCTCACCGACCACAAGTCGTCTGAATTATACCTTAAGCGTATTAATCGTCTCGACGCTTCGAGTGTTTTTCCATAAATCCATTTCTCAAACTTGGAATCTCGGACCCGTATTTTTAACCGCGATTTATCTTTTGATTCCCGCATATTCTATACTTTTATTTCGTTTTGTTTTTATTTCGTTAAAAAAGTCTTACAAGAAAAAGCGAGAACTCAATCCAAAGGATTTCGAAAACGGTCTCATGAACATTCAAAAATCGTTTCACAATTTGATGGCAAAAGGTTACGAGGAACTTTATTCCGCGGATAAAAAGCTTTACTTGGACGATAACACATTGAAGGAACAAGTTACGGATCTAGAAAGAACGATCCAAGGTCTGAAAAATTTTCTCGATTCTAAAAAAGACTAAAATTCGATTCCAAAAATTCATTCCGTCGGTTTAAATAAATCCTTTATGGCGTCTTTTGCCTTAGACTGATTGAAATCATCCCGATCGATCAATACCAGATCAAGATTTTCCTTTTCAAGACGATTGAGAATTTTTGCGATTTCAGTTTGAGATTTAGAATTGGTTGCCAAATAACGAAACTTTGTTTTACATTCGGGGCAACTTTTATCTTTCGTATAATTTAGACCAAGATGTTTGCAGTTCCCGCAAGTCCCATACAAGTCGTCGATTAACATCAATTGAGAAGAAACCTCGGAGACGCTTAACTTCTTCCAAACTCGGACGTATTTTTTATCGTCAGTTTGCATATCTCATTTGGATAATGACAATCTTTTCTTAGTCAAGACAAAATAAGGTAGTTAGCTCGATAATATCCCAAATCTCATTCATTTTATTAGAGTTGTTGAAAAATTCCATAATGGAGATTAACAAAGCTGTTCCAATCGCCCGTTTCAATGAAACAGAAATAGATAGAGAAGAAATTTTTCAACAGCTCTATTCTATTTTTTCCTTTCGAAGATATCTCATCGATTCTTTTACCTTGACTTTTGATTTTTCAGATTCAAACTTTTCGAAAATTTCAAAACGATTTAGGAATGCAAATGAAGCTATTATCGATAAAAACTTATTTTATTTTTTTTATTACGCTGATTACAACCGGAAACTGCCTTTACACAAACGTTAAAACACCCGGCTGGTTTTATTCTCAAAGTTACACCGATGTCCGCGGAATGGACCCTGTCGGAAAACTTTCCGGGCAGGCCTGCGGCGAAGGTTGGCTTTGGCTTGTTTACACGGGAGATGAAAGTTACGAAGCCGCGGTCCAAAACGCGATTCAGGACAAAGCCGATCTTCTTTTCGATGTGCAAACCGACTATTACGTCAAATCAATATTTTTTAATCTCTACTTTTATAAGTGCACGCGGGTAACAGGAATCGGCGTTAAACTTCCGCAACGACTGATGAAAAAAGAATAAAAGATAAGATGAAATCCAAGATTAAAATCAAAATCTTCCTCTTAGTTTTGTTAAGTGGGATTCTATTCTTAGGATGTGCGTTACCGATTGGAAACCGTAGAACTCTTGTTAAACGAAATCCAATGCCCTATCCAACCGATGCAATCTTATCCCCCGAAAACCGCGTGTCCATAGCGGGGACTTACTTTAGAGATCCTTCAATTCACTATGGAAACGCTTCTACTCGGTTACGCTTGTTTGGATTCGACGGATTTATACATTCCACCTCTTCTCTTCCCCACAAAGATATGTTCCACGGCTCGTTGGATGATTGGGATTGGTCTAAACACAGGATCATTCGTTTCGAAGGGCAAAGCCAAGGTTGCCAAAGGGGAGTAACATTGATCCTTCCTTTGAGACAAGGAGAACGGGAAGCTTTGGTTCCGATATCTTTCGTTTTTGGAAAGACGAGTTTTTACGACGAACTCAAGCAAGAAATGAAAAAAAATAAAATC
The nucleotide sequence above comes from Leptospira weilii. Encoded proteins:
- a CDS encoding TRL-like family protein; the protein is MKLLSIKTYFIFFITLITTGNCLYTNVKTPGWFYSQSYTDVRGMDPVGKLSGQACGEGWLWLVYTGDESYEAAVQNAIQDKADLLFDVQTDYYVKSIFFNLYFYKCTRVTGIGVKLPQRLMKKE